From one Agathobaculum sp. NTUH-O15-33 genomic stretch:
- a CDS encoding pyridoxamine kinase → MQKKVLALHDLSGFGRSSLVPIIAVLSAAGHQCVPLPTAVFSTHTAIPHWAVTDLTDAMEGTINQYDALGLRFEAVYAGFLASAAQIDRVREAAVRLRAEGGLTVIDPVMGDNGEVYETYTPEMCTRMRELCAIADIITPNTTEAAILLGRDPAGKPQSDDEAWEWMRALQQTYGAEIVLTGLDFETGKVGTGCLGHAGGGLTLHRRIDRYYPGTGDLFAATMLGALLNGVSLPNACTRAGEFVKDCIAYTAEQGTDPMHGVQFEKLLGQIVK, encoded by the coding sequence ATGCAGAAAAAAGTTTTGGCGCTGCACGATCTGTCCGGCTTTGGGCGTTCCTCGCTGGTGCCGATCATCGCGGTGCTGTCCGCGGCCGGGCATCAGTGCGTGCCGCTGCCGACGGCGGTGTTCTCCACTCATACCGCGATCCCGCACTGGGCCGTGACCGACCTGACGGACGCGATGGAGGGCACGATAAACCAATATGATGCGCTGGGGCTGCGGTTTGAAGCCGTTTACGCGGGCTTTTTAGCTTCCGCCGCGCAGATCGACCGCGTGCGCGAGGCCGCCGTGCGTCTGCGCGCGGAGGGCGGGCTGACAGTGATCGACCCTGTGATGGGCGATAACGGCGAAGTTTACGAGACCTACACGCCGGAGATGTGCACGCGCATGCGCGAGCTGTGCGCGATCGCGGATATCATTACGCCGAATACGACCGAAGCCGCCATTCTGCTGGGCCGCGATCCCGCGGGCAAACCCCAAAGCGACGACGAGGCTTGGGAATGGATGCGCGCGCTGCAGCAGACCTACGGGGCCGAGATCGTGCTGACCGGTTTGGACTTTGAAACAGGCAAGGTGGGCACCGGCTGCTTGGGCCATGCGGGCGGGGGGCTGACGCTGCACCGCCGGATCGACCGGTATTATCCCGGCACCGGCGACCTGTTTGCCGCCACGATGCTGGGCGCGCTGCTGAACGGCGTATCCCTGCCGAACGCCTGCACCCGCGCCGGCGAATTCGTAAAGGACTGCATTGCCTATACGGCCGAACAGGGCACTGATCCCATGCACGGCGTGCAGTTTGAAAAGCTGCTGGGACAGATCGTGAAGTAA